Proteins from one Porites lutea chromosome 3, jaPorLute2.1, whole genome shotgun sequence genomic window:
- the LOC140929538 gene encoding uncharacterized protein: protein MAEQQSTCARVEPAEPEPTHSSCAETKQKSIKKPTGWNSFMQSVAPDVKEQLGKGARIGQVSKVVGNMWKKLPTDRRKDWKDKAQSLREDLDMGIAEIKKCPTCSTQFTREKDFKYHQKGCHECICEECNESFDHEQKLKRHKDKKHKDSYKCDHCQDFC from the exons ATGGCGGAGCAGCAATCCACGTGCGCGAGAGTTGAGCCAGCTGAACCAGAACCAACCCATTCTTCTTGtgcagaaacaaaacaaaaatcaattaAGAAGCCAACGGGGTGGAACTCCTTTATGCAGTCAGTTGCG CCAGATGTCAAGGAACAACTTGGAAAGGGGGCAAGAATCGGGCAGGTTTCCAAAGTGGTTGGCAATATGTGGAAGAAATTGCCGACAGACAGACGAAAG GACTGGAAAGATAAAGCACAGAGCTTGAGGGAAGACCTTGATATGGGAATAGCAGAGATAAAAAAATGTCCAACCTGCAGCACCCAGTTCACAAGGGAGAAGGACTTTAAATACCACCAGAAAGGTTGTCATGAGTGCATTTGCGAGGAATGCAATGAATCGTTTGACCATGAGCAAAAGCTAAAAAGGCATAAAGACAAGAAACATAAAGACAGCTACAAGTGTGATCATTGTCAAGACTTTTGCTGA